A stretch of Oncorhynchus mykiss isolate Arlee chromosome 12, USDA_OmykA_1.1, whole genome shotgun sequence DNA encodes these proteins:
- the LOC110537902 gene encoding protein arginine N-methyltransferase 1 isoform X4 yields MAETTDRMEGESSAKPAAEDMTSKDYYFDSYAHFGIHEEMLKDEVRTLTYRNSMFHNKHLFKDKVVLDVGSGTGILCMFAAKAGAKKVIGIECSSISDYAVKIVKANKMDHIVTIIKGKVEEVDLPVEGVDIIISEWMGYCLFYESMLNTVIYARDKWLKPEGLIFPDRATLYVTAIEDRQYKDYKIHWWENVYGFDMSCIKEVAIKEPLVDVVDPKQLVSSACLIKEVDIYTVKIDDLSFTSPFCLQVKRNDYIHALVTYFNIEFTRCHKRTGFSTSPESPYTHWKQTVFYLDDYLTVKTGEEIFGNINMKPNVKNNRDLDFTVDIDFKGQLCEVSKTSEYRMR; encoded by the exons ATGGCGGAGACTACGGACAGAATGGAG GGGGAGAGCTCGGCCAAGCCTGCAGCAGAAGACATGACTTCTAAGGACTACTACTTTGACTCCTATGCCCACTTCGGTATCCATGAG GAGATGCTGAAAGATGAGGTGCGTACCCTGACCTACAGGAACTCAATGTTCCACAACAAGCACCTGTTCAAGGACAAGGTGGTGTTGGACGTGGGCAGTGGGACTGGCATCCTCTGCATGTTTGCAGCCAAAGCCGGGGCTAAGAAAGTCATAGGT ATTGAGTGCAGCAGTATTTCTGACTATGCTGTGAAGATCGTCAAAGCTAACAAAATGGACCACA TTGTGACCATCATCAAGgggaaggtggaggaggtggaccTCCCTGTAGAGGGAGTGGACATTATCATCTCAGAGTGGATGGGCTACTGCCTCTTCTATGAGTCAATGCTCAACACTGTCATCTACGCCAGGGACAAGTGGCTG aAACCAGAGGGCCTGATTTTCCCAGACAGGGCTACCCTGTATGTCACAGCCATTGAGGACAGGCAGTACAAGGACTATAAAATCCACT GGTGGGAGAATGTGTACGGTTTTGATATGTCCTGCATCAAGGAGGTGGCCATCAAGGAGCCCCTAGTGGATGTGGTGGATCCCAAACAGCTGGTCAGCAGCGCCTGCCTCATCAAG GAGGTGGACATCTACACAGTGAAGATCGACGACCTGTCCTTCACCTCGCCCTTCTGCCTGCAAGTGAAGAGGAATGATTACATCCACGCTCTCGTCACCTACTTCAACATCGAGTTCACACGCTGTCACAAGAGGACAGGCTTCTCCACCA GTCCGGAGTCCCCCTATACCCACTGGAAGCAGACTGTATTCTACCTGGACGACTATCTGACAGTGAAGACTGGAGAGGAGATTTTTGGCAACATCAACATGAAGCCCAATGTCAAAAACAAC AGAGACCTGGACTTCACCGTTGATATAGACTTCAAAGGTCAGCTCTGTGAGGTGTCCAAGACCTCAGAGTACAGAATGCGTTAG
- the LOC110537902 gene encoding protein arginine N-methyltransferase 1 isoform X2 has protein sequence MAETTDRMEGESSAKPAAEDMTSKDYYFDSYAHFGIHEEMLKDEVRTLTYRNSMFHNKHLFKDKVVLDVGSGTGILCMFAAKAGAKKVIGIECSSISDYAVKIVKANKMDHIVTIIKGKVEEVDLPVEGVDIIISEWMGYCLFYESMLNTVIYARDKWLKPEGLIFPDRATLYVTAIEDRQYKDYKIHCENSSKFWGWENVYGFDMSCIKEVAIKEPLVDVVDPKQLVSSACLIKEVDIYTVKIDDLSFTSPFCLQVKRNDYIHALVTYFNIEFTRCHKRTGFSTSPESPYTHWKQTVFYLDDYLTVKTGEEIFGNINMKPNVKNNRDLDFTVDIDFKGQLCEVSKTSEYRMR, from the exons ATGGCGGAGACTACGGACAGAATGGAG GGGGAGAGCTCGGCCAAGCCTGCAGCAGAAGACATGACTTCTAAGGACTACTACTTTGACTCCTATGCCCACTTCGGTATCCATGAG GAGATGCTGAAAGATGAGGTGCGTACCCTGACCTACAGGAACTCAATGTTCCACAACAAGCACCTGTTCAAGGACAAGGTGGTGTTGGACGTGGGCAGTGGGACTGGCATCCTCTGCATGTTTGCAGCCAAAGCCGGGGCTAAGAAAGTCATAGGT ATTGAGTGCAGCAGTATTTCTGACTATGCTGTGAAGATCGTCAAAGCTAACAAAATGGACCACA TTGTGACCATCATCAAGgggaaggtggaggaggtggaccTCCCTGTAGAGGGAGTGGACATTATCATCTCAGAGTGGATGGGCTACTGCCTCTTCTATGAGTCAATGCTCAACACTGTCATCTACGCCAGGGACAAGTGGCTG aAACCAGAGGGCCTGATTTTCCCAGACAGGGCTACCCTGTATGTCACAGCCATTGAGGACAGGCAGTACAAGGACTATAAAATCCACTGTGAGAATTCCTCTAAATTTTGGG GGTGGGAGAATGTGTACGGTTTTGATATGTCCTGCATCAAGGAGGTGGCCATCAAGGAGCCCCTAGTGGATGTGGTGGATCCCAAACAGCTGGTCAGCAGCGCCTGCCTCATCAAG GAGGTGGACATCTACACAGTGAAGATCGACGACCTGTCCTTCACCTCGCCCTTCTGCCTGCAAGTGAAGAGGAATGATTACATCCACGCTCTCGTCACCTACTTCAACATCGAGTTCACACGCTGTCACAAGAGGACAGGCTTCTCCACCA GTCCGGAGTCCCCCTATACCCACTGGAAGCAGACTGTATTCTACCTGGACGACTATCTGACAGTGAAGACTGGAGAGGAGATTTTTGGCAACATCAACATGAAGCCCAATGTCAAAAACAAC AGAGACCTGGACTTCACCGTTGATATAGACTTCAAAGGTCAGCTCTGTGAGGTGTCCAAGACCTCAGAGTACAGAATGCGTTAG
- the LOC110537902 gene encoding protein arginine N-methyltransferase 1 isoform X1, producing MAETTDRMEISQGESSAKPAAEDMTSKDYYFDSYAHFGIHEEMLKDEVRTLTYRNSMFHNKHLFKDKVVLDVGSGTGILCMFAAKAGAKKVIGIECSSISDYAVKIVKANKMDHIVTIIKGKVEEVDLPVEGVDIIISEWMGYCLFYESMLNTVIYARDKWLKPEGLIFPDRATLYVTAIEDRQYKDYKIHCENSSKFWGWENVYGFDMSCIKEVAIKEPLVDVVDPKQLVSSACLIKEVDIYTVKIDDLSFTSPFCLQVKRNDYIHALVTYFNIEFTRCHKRTGFSTSPESPYTHWKQTVFYLDDYLTVKTGEEIFGNINMKPNVKNNRDLDFTVDIDFKGQLCEVSKTSEYRMR from the exons ATGGCGGAGACTACGGACAGAATGGAG ATTTCTCAGGGGGAGAGCTCGGCCAAGCCTGCAGCAGAAGACATGACTTCTAAGGACTACTACTTTGACTCCTATGCCCACTTCGGTATCCATGAG GAGATGCTGAAAGATGAGGTGCGTACCCTGACCTACAGGAACTCAATGTTCCACAACAAGCACCTGTTCAAGGACAAGGTGGTGTTGGACGTGGGCAGTGGGACTGGCATCCTCTGCATGTTTGCAGCCAAAGCCGGGGCTAAGAAAGTCATAGGT ATTGAGTGCAGCAGTATTTCTGACTATGCTGTGAAGATCGTCAAAGCTAACAAAATGGACCACA TTGTGACCATCATCAAGgggaaggtggaggaggtggaccTCCCTGTAGAGGGAGTGGACATTATCATCTCAGAGTGGATGGGCTACTGCCTCTTCTATGAGTCAATGCTCAACACTGTCATCTACGCCAGGGACAAGTGGCTG aAACCAGAGGGCCTGATTTTCCCAGACAGGGCTACCCTGTATGTCACAGCCATTGAGGACAGGCAGTACAAGGACTATAAAATCCACTGTGAGAATTCCTCTAAATTTTGGG GGTGGGAGAATGTGTACGGTTTTGATATGTCCTGCATCAAGGAGGTGGCCATCAAGGAGCCCCTAGTGGATGTGGTGGATCCCAAACAGCTGGTCAGCAGCGCCTGCCTCATCAAG GAGGTGGACATCTACACAGTGAAGATCGACGACCTGTCCTTCACCTCGCCCTTCTGCCTGCAAGTGAAGAGGAATGATTACATCCACGCTCTCGTCACCTACTTCAACATCGAGTTCACACGCTGTCACAAGAGGACAGGCTTCTCCACCA GTCCGGAGTCCCCCTATACCCACTGGAAGCAGACTGTATTCTACCTGGACGACTATCTGACAGTGAAGACTGGAGAGGAGATTTTTGGCAACATCAACATGAAGCCCAATGTCAAAAACAAC AGAGACCTGGACTTCACCGTTGATATAGACTTCAAAGGTCAGCTCTGTGAGGTGTCCAAGACCTCAGAGTACAGAATGCGTTAG
- the LOC110537902 gene encoding protein arginine N-methyltransferase 1 isoform X3 has product MAETTDRMEISQGESSAKPAAEDMTSKDYYFDSYAHFGIHEEMLKDEVRTLTYRNSMFHNKHLFKDKVVLDVGSGTGILCMFAAKAGAKKVIGIECSSISDYAVKIVKANKMDHIVTIIKGKVEEVDLPVEGVDIIISEWMGYCLFYESMLNTVIYARDKWLKPEGLIFPDRATLYVTAIEDRQYKDYKIHWWENVYGFDMSCIKEVAIKEPLVDVVDPKQLVSSACLIKEVDIYTVKIDDLSFTSPFCLQVKRNDYIHALVTYFNIEFTRCHKRTGFSTSPESPYTHWKQTVFYLDDYLTVKTGEEIFGNINMKPNVKNNRDLDFTVDIDFKGQLCEVSKTSEYRMR; this is encoded by the exons ATGGCGGAGACTACGGACAGAATGGAG ATTTCTCAGGGGGAGAGCTCGGCCAAGCCTGCAGCAGAAGACATGACTTCTAAGGACTACTACTTTGACTCCTATGCCCACTTCGGTATCCATGAG GAGATGCTGAAAGATGAGGTGCGTACCCTGACCTACAGGAACTCAATGTTCCACAACAAGCACCTGTTCAAGGACAAGGTGGTGTTGGACGTGGGCAGTGGGACTGGCATCCTCTGCATGTTTGCAGCCAAAGCCGGGGCTAAGAAAGTCATAGGT ATTGAGTGCAGCAGTATTTCTGACTATGCTGTGAAGATCGTCAAAGCTAACAAAATGGACCACA TTGTGACCATCATCAAGgggaaggtggaggaggtggaccTCCCTGTAGAGGGAGTGGACATTATCATCTCAGAGTGGATGGGCTACTGCCTCTTCTATGAGTCAATGCTCAACACTGTCATCTACGCCAGGGACAAGTGGCTG aAACCAGAGGGCCTGATTTTCCCAGACAGGGCTACCCTGTATGTCACAGCCATTGAGGACAGGCAGTACAAGGACTATAAAATCCACT GGTGGGAGAATGTGTACGGTTTTGATATGTCCTGCATCAAGGAGGTGGCCATCAAGGAGCCCCTAGTGGATGTGGTGGATCCCAAACAGCTGGTCAGCAGCGCCTGCCTCATCAAG GAGGTGGACATCTACACAGTGAAGATCGACGACCTGTCCTTCACCTCGCCCTTCTGCCTGCAAGTGAAGAGGAATGATTACATCCACGCTCTCGTCACCTACTTCAACATCGAGTTCACACGCTGTCACAAGAGGACAGGCTTCTCCACCA GTCCGGAGTCCCCCTATACCCACTGGAAGCAGACTGTATTCTACCTGGACGACTATCTGACAGTGAAGACTGGAGAGGAGATTTTTGGCAACATCAACATGAAGCCCAATGTCAAAAACAAC AGAGACCTGGACTTCACCGTTGATATAGACTTCAAAGGTCAGCTCTGTGAGGTGTCCAAGACCTCAGAGTACAGAATGCGTTAG